One Bombus pyrosoma isolate SC7728 linkage group LG11, ASM1482585v1, whole genome shotgun sequence DNA segment encodes these proteins:
- the LOC122573228 gene encoding uncharacterized protein LOC122573228: MVVLSRVGSPTMSATVAGNQQQQHPHQEWDINDSNVPKVVEYDPWCEWADGHVRRVYGPECEEARRHASGWAMRNTNNHNVSILKKSCLGVLICSQECILPGGGRVHLRPAICDKARKKQQGKPCPNRQCTGRLEILSCRGHCGYPVTHFWRHTEHAIFFQAKGQHDHPRPEAKSTSEARRSVGAGRRVRGLAVLLANEAALGSKLMSLRGTKRPNSEAIEPPRTTQPPPLIPDKGYSCSCPPFECMCGLQTNVSAYQQSHHHQTTMYPQQTASNDTPYWLQDTVPAQENALGYNLSNQIPQEATYPDFPPFTGELLQPEEIFQLDQPLRPEFNMNSQEVARSPPTLLDLGSGTIKYELKQHQDQAYWNQFLSEDSSSSHLSMPQDDRLQFPGFETDKDSNGFCVKRPVNHFISNKEMSQNHHLSNPLNFQDYQRQHNHKNFVDGTVKNDQESNYWTQNHQDDRLNFPGFDPQKEEDLLPSRRNLNCFPKENCQPGLMDRGNYNVYPKKENGMVDPVRPSRSPMENKHYSYDGYSHMFEQSDAKNQLTSRPNQNANRMVVDERLQNNYGRETNPDSTERLFPDSNGMEEAMPTQNSPEPFFYPSNDRCHYTCEVLDTRLPQMTMNPTVTQSSINNYGDVSELDLPPFVDYTLVGMLCSTEEDTSNLLPGCPQNSQSYVPHH, from the exons ATGGTGGTACT GAGTCGCGTTGGGTCGCCGACGATGTCAGCGACTGTTGCCGGCAACCAGCAACAGCAACATCCTCATCAAGAGTGGGACATCAACGACTCGAATGTACCAAAG GTAGTAGAATACGATCCCTGGTGCGAATGGGCTGACGGTCACGTAAGAAGGGTCTATGGACCTGAATGTGAAGAAGCGAGAAGACACGCGTCTGGATGGGCGATGAGAAATACGAACAATCACAACGTGAGCATCTTGAAAAAATCCTGCCTTGGTGTTTTGATCTGTTCGCAAGAATGCATACTACCTGGCGGTGGAAGGGTTCACCTTCGACCGGCGATTTGTGACAAG gCGAGAAAAAAGCAACAAGGAAAGCCATGCCCGAACAGACAATGCACGGGTCGGTTGGAGATACTTTCGTGCCGTGGCCATTGCGGTTATCCAGTGACGCATTTCTGGCGGCATACCGAGCACGCGATATTTTTCCAAGCCAAAGGACAACACGACCATCCGCGACCGGAAGCGAAATCTACGTCCGAAGCGAGGCGAAGCGTGGGTGCTGGCAGAAGGGTGCGCGGATTGGCGGTTCTTCTGGCGAACGAGGCTGCTTTAGGGTCTAAa TTAATGTCACTACGGGGTACGAAAAGACCAAACTCGGAAGCGATCGAACCGCCAAGAACAACACAACCACCACCACTGATACCGGATAAAG GATATTCCTGTTCCTGTCCTCCATTTGAATGCATGTGTGGTCTACAAACCAACGTCTCGGCTTATCAACAGTCTCATCATCATCAGACAACTATGTATCCTCAACAAACAGCCTCGAACGACACCCCCTACTGGCTCCAAGACACCGTGCCAGCCCAAGAGAACGCTCTCGGGTACAATCTTTCCAATCAGATACCCCAAGAAGCCACTTACCCCGACTTTCCTCCGTTTACCGGAGAACTGCTCCAACCAGAAGAGATCTTCCAGCTGGATCAGCCCCTAAGACCAGAATTTAACATGAATTCTCAAGAAGTAGCCAGATCACCACCCACTTTACTAGATCTTGGAAGTGGTACCATTAAATACGAGTTGAAACAGCATCAGGATCAAGCTTATTGGAATCAGTTTCTCAGCGAAGATTCCAGCAGTAGTCATTTGAGCATGCCTCAAGACGACAGGCTTCAATTTCCTGGTTTTGAGACAGATAAAGACTCCAATGGTTTCTGCGTCAAGAGACCCGTAAACCATTTCATCTCCAACAAGGAAATGAGTCAGAATCATCACCTGAGCAATCCACTAAACTTTCAAGATTACCAACGACAGCATAATCACAAGAATTTCGTGGATGGAACGGTGAAGAACGATCAAGAGAGCAATTATTGGACTCAAAACCACCAGGATGACCGTCTCAATTTTCCTGGATTCGATCCTCAGAAAGAAGAGGATTTGTTACCTTCTAGAAGAAACCTAAACTGTTTTCCCAAAGAAAATTGTCAACCAGGACTAATGGACAGGGGgaattataacgtttatccaaaaaaggaaaatggaatGGTTGACCCTGTTCGTCCTAGTCGCAGCCCCATGGAGAATAAACATTACTCTTACGATGGTTATAGTCATATGTTCGAGCAATCAGATGCGAAGAATCAATTAACCAGTCGACCAAATCAAAACGCGAATCGAATGGTCGTGGATGAAAGGCTGCAGAACAATTACGGTCGTGAGACGAATCCAGATTCGACTGAAAGATTGTTTCCTGATTCGAATGGTATGGAGGAAGCTATGCCAACGCAAAACAGTCCAGAACCTTTCTTTTATCCCAGTAATGATCGTTGCCATTACACTTGCGAGGTACTTGACACGCGGCTACCTCAAATGACCATGAATCCTACAGTTACACAATCGAGTATAAATAACTATGGTGATGTTAGTGAATTGGATTTACCTCCCTTCGTCGATTACACGCTCGTAGGAATGCTGTGCTCCACGGAAGAAGACACGTCGAACTTACTACCTGGCTGCCCACAGAACTCGCAGAGCTACGTTCCCCATCATTAG